Sequence from the Segatella copri genome:
CAAGATGAACGAGCCTGCTGTAGCTATCGGCTACCTGGAGCGTTTTGCTGCCGATTACGAACGCCAGAGTGGAAACATCTCTGTACCAAAGTGCGATGAACCTAATGGCATCAAGATAGCCGTAGTTGGTTCAGGACCTTCCGGATTGAGTTTTGCAGGCGATATGGCAAAGAAGGGATTCGACGTTACCGTCTTTGAAGCATTACACGAGATTGGCGGTGTATTGAAATATGGTATTCCTGAATTCCGTTTGCCTAATGCTATCGTAGATGTAGAGATTGAGAATCTTCAGAAGATGGGCGTAAAGTTTATTACAGACTGCATCGTAGGCAAGACCATTTCCGTAAAAGATCTGGAAGAACAAGGATTCAAGGGAATCTTCGTTGGTTCAGGTGCGGGTCTGCCAAACTTCATGAATATTCCTGGAGAGAATGCCTTGAACATCATGTCTTCTAACGAATATCTTACCCGTGTAAACCTGATGGATGCAGCCAATCCTCATAGCGACACCCCTATCAACTTGGGTAAGAAGGTGGTTGTTGTAGGCGGCGGAAATACAGCTATGGACAGTTGCCGTACTGCAAAACGACTCGGAGCAGACGTAACCTTGGTATATCGCCGTTCGGAGGCTGAAATGCCTGCCCGACTCGAAGAGGTGAAGCATGCCAAGGAAGAAGGAATCAACTTCTTTACATTGCACAATCCTAAAGAATATGAGGCAGACGATAAGGGCGCAGTAAAGGCTGTAGTTCTCGATGTGATGAAGCTTGGCGAACCTGATGCCAGCGGCCGTCGTCGTCCAGAAGCTACAGGCGAGACCATCACGCTGGAGTGCGACCAGGTAATTGTTGCCGTAGGAGTAAGTCCTAATCCACTCGTTCCACAGAGTATCGAAGGACTGGAACTCGGCCGGAAGAACACCATTGCCGTAAACGACCAGATGCAGAGTTCCATCGAAGAAATCTACGCTGGCGGCGATATCGTACGAGGAGGAGCCACAGTAATTCTTGCCATGGGAGACGGCAGAAAGGCCGCTCTCAATATGAGCGAAAAATTATTGAATAAGAAATAAGAAAATGGGAAACAATAAAGGGCAGCCATGCATCACGCAGACTGCCCTTTCCTTTTCTCGTATGTAATGTTCCTCAAATCCGCAACCTATAGGGTTTAGTGGGATTTTGCTTGCAAAGCGACAAAATTCATTTTATTGTACATATTTCTTGCACAACAGAAATGTCGCAGACACAAAATCCCCTTACCCCATAAAGCGACTTGAGGTAATACGCTGGTTTAACCAGAAAAGCATGGTCTTTAACCAAAGTCTGTCTTGAACAGGTTGGCATAAGCATTGTTGTCTGAGTAAATGTTCAATACATGCCTACGTGATGTCTTAATCCATTTCGCAGGAACAGAGATGAACTTGAAAACAAAGGTCTTGATTCTGCTGGTGGCACGCAATCCAAATTCATGGGTTTTCAATCTCTGCATAATAGCTTTGTAGAAGTTTCTGATGAGAGCTGTCATAAGCAGGAATACAGTATTCTGTGCCATGAACGATTTTGGCAATCGATTCCAGCCAAAGCCATTGTTCATGTCATCGAAGATGCGTTCCTTGCCACCACGAAGATTGTAGAATTCCACGATGTCTCTTGCACTCGACTTGTAATCGTTAGTCAGTATACATCTGTAGGTATATTCGCCTTCCCAAATGTCAAGGTCTCCATCTATTCGCCTTTGTCTCTGTATGACAAGACGATACGGTTTTCCTTTCCATTTCTCAACAAGGATAGAATTCAACTCAAACTCAATACCGTTGATTTCAACAGTTTTCCATCCAGTTAAGGCAAACATGGAATCGTAGAAAGAAGAGCATCTGTTGGCACGAATATAAAAATGCCTGCAATGAGCCTCTACCATATCTACGATTTCCTCCGAACATGAGCCGCAATCCATGCGGGCACGAGAAATATATATTTCCGAAGCCTCCAATCGCTTGAAGATTCTTTCCAAAGTTTCTTTTTGGTTGAAGCGTACGTTTGTGTTGCCGTCTCTATTTTCAATACCAACAATCATGTCGTTAATGACAGCTACGCCTGGACTATAGCCCAAGAACTTCTTGTAGGTTGGTTTTGCATCATACTTCTCTGTTTCAATGAACTGATGGTCAAAGTCAAAATCATACTCTTGACCGGATTTCAATTGACCAGTAGCAAGCAGGGCATTGACCAGTAAGCAGTTCATCTTGTCTGCAGTATTGAAATCATAGGATTTGCCAGAAGCAGACTTATAGGTGATGCTCTTAAAAGTCAGTTCTTCGATAGCACGTAATATGGTGTCTGCGCTGCAAGTGCGAAGAGTTGGATGAAGAGACAAATGTTTCATCAGGTGAGTTGTAACATCCTCAATGCATGAGCCACCACAAAGATATACGCACATCAGAGAGCGTAGAATCTCGCTATATTGATAACCAAACATAGTGCATCTCAATCCCAAGGTGGAATCTATGGTTTGAGCTAAAAGAGCATCAAATTGCTCCATAATCGAAAAAATTCCCCCAAAAGGAGTGAGTTTCTCAGATTTTATTTGTATCTTTGCCATGTCATATTAGAGTTTTGCTTGTCTTCTTTTCGCAACACTAAGGTAAGTGAAAATTCTGACATGGCAAAATCCTGGGTAACTTTTTTGTTGCTCAGGCACTTATAAATAATATTAAACTATAGTGTTGCGGAATTAAGGATGTTATAAAATGAAATGTAGTTCGTACATATATTTATTAATAATTGGACTCAAACACTATTTCAGATTAATACGAAGTCCGAACTGGAGATTAAAATTCCACTTCTTATCTTTAAACGTATTTTCTATTTCGCTGCCATTATCAAAATAATATTTTGCACCTGGCTCAATATAGAAGCCCACTTGTGGTGTAACATCATACTGTGCACCAAGCGAAGCCTTACCCGAGAACTGAACGCCATCACGTTTCACGTCCTCTTTATGACCAGAAACCTTTGTATCATTCTTTACGTTGAAATCGGCTTCTCCACCCGCCATTACGTACGCATGAAAGCCTCCCGTGCTCCAAACCTCATAGTTTAAACCAAGTGGAACACCCA
This genomic interval carries:
- a CDS encoding IS1380 family transposase, which produces MAKIQIKSEKLTPFGGIFSIMEQFDALLAQTIDSTLGLRCTMFGYQYSEILRSLMCVYLCGGSCIEDVTTHLMKHLSLHPTLRTCSADTILRAIEELTFKSITYKSASGKSYDFNTADKMNCLLVNALLATGQLKSGQEYDFDFDHQFIETEKYDAKPTYKKFLGYSPGVAVINDMIVGIENRDGNTNVRFNQKETLERIFKRLEASEIYISRARMDCGSCSEEIVDMVEAHCRHFYIRANRCSSFYDSMFALTGWKTVEINGIEFELNSILVEKWKGKPYRLVIQRQRRIDGDLDIWEGEYTYRCILTNDYKSSARDIVEFYNLRGGKERIFDDMNNGFGWNRLPKSFMAQNTVFLLMTALIRNFYKAIMQRLKTHEFGLRATSRIKTFVFKFISVPAKWIKTSRRHVLNIYSDNNAYANLFKTDFG